A window of the Streptomyces sp. HUAS 15-9 genome harbors these coding sequences:
- a CDS encoding putative quinol monooxygenase, producing the protein MIVEYIRYRIADPERRAEFEKAYATAAEQLDLAPQCLGYELSHGIEEPDRYILRIEWTSVADHEQGFRGSPHFPPFLAAIRPYVGDIVEMKHYARTSVVSAASGDVAGGQTP; encoded by the coding sequence GTGATCGTGGAGTACATCCGGTACCGCATCGCCGATCCGGAACGGCGAGCCGAGTTCGAGAAGGCGTATGCAACTGCTGCCGAGCAGCTGGATCTGGCTCCGCAGTGTCTCGGGTACGAGCTCTCCCACGGCATTGAGGAGCCCGACCGGTACATCCTGCGGATCGAGTGGACCTCCGTGGCGGACCACGAACAGGGCTTCCGCGGCAGCCCGCACTTCCCGCCCTTCCTCGCCGCCATTCGTCCCTACGTAGGGGACATCGTGGAGATGAAGCACTACGCCCGGACATCGGTGGTGTCCGCGGCCTCGGGGGACGTGGCGGGCGGGCAGACGCCGTGA
- a CDS encoding Mu transposase C-terminal domain-containing protein, which translates to MSRLLVLDGRGELTTEHVRLVAASVGVSLRSVWRWLEAARREGRTGPRGRERFRVTPELHARLLAWCGNAAAVHRELVVEHAAAVAEGRCASPVPSLATLHRAIRRDLSAGQRAALAGGERARRRHDVHLRRPRLWRNACWEADHTHVPVEVVLDGELVCPWVTWFVDCATNAIAGAAVTPHQPSRDAILAALRIALSRDEELSGPYGPVGGLPSLVRIDRGSDFLSSTVAAALGAFAVPVEDLPAYRPELKGTVENLNRCVERMFFASLPGYTRAPSAQLRPGSRSTRGSQAQGAEPLEFTVFVGLLLEWITWWNTEHTSQALEGRTPLQAWQDDPTPVEDVDAHLLWAFTLEDDGRVRTLTACGVRWRSRYYVGEWMTGRADAGTKVRIRYIPHHDHEIEVFDAASGRHLGTAHLADAASADQRRAVRQSREAEKRRLARALSAASRHTRDRFGAVTSAQRPQRLGALTAVQAEQELAVSHRADLAARALPDLIPPSEPPASWARPVKRLAPDPSTPMRRACPTRS; encoded by the coding sequence GTGTCCCGTCTGCTGGTGTTGGACGGGCGTGGGGAGTTGACCACGGAGCATGTCCGTCTGGTGGCGGCTTCGGTGGGGGTGTCGCTCAGGTCGGTGTGGCGGTGGCTTGAGGCTGCTCGGCGGGAGGGGCGTACAGGGCCGCGGGGGCGGGAGCGGTTCCGGGTCACGCCGGAGTTGCATGCGCGTCTTCTCGCCTGGTGTGGGAACGCGGCTGCGGTTCACCGGGAGCTGGTGGTCGAGCATGCCGCGGCTGTCGCTGAGGGCCGCTGCGCCTCGCCGGTGCCGTCGTTGGCGACGTTGCACCGGGCGATTCGCCGGGATCTGAGTGCGGGGCAGCGTGCGGCTCTTGCTGGTGGGGAGCGGGCTCGGCGGCGGCACGATGTGCATTTGCGGCGGCCGAGGTTGTGGCGGAATGCGTGCTGGGAGGCTGATCACACGCATGTGCCCGTCGAGGTTGTGCTGGATGGGGAGCTGGTGTGTCCGTGGGTGACGTGGTTCGTCGATTGCGCGACGAACGCGATTGCCGGGGCAGCCGTCACACCGCATCAGCCGTCCAGGGACGCGATTCTGGCCGCGTTGAGGATTGCTTTGTCGAGGGACGAAGAGCTGTCTGGCCCGTACGGGCCGGTCGGGGGTCTGCCTTCGCTGGTGCGGATCGACCGAGGCAGCGATTTCCTTTCTTCCACGGTGGCGGCGGCGCTGGGTGCGTTTGCGGTGCCGGTGGAGGACCTCCCCGCCTACCGCCCGGAGCTGAAGGGAACGGTGGAGAACCTGAACCGGTGCGTGGAGCGGATGTTCTTCGCGTCGTTGCCCGGCTACACCCGCGCCCCGTCTGCCCAGCTGCGCCCGGGCTCTCGGAGCACCCGAGGGAGCCAGGCACAGGGGGCAGAACCGCTTGAGTTCACGGTGTTCGTCGGTCTGCTGCTGGAGTGGATCACATGGTGGAACACGGAGCACACCAGTCAGGCGCTTGAGGGGCGTACCCCGCTCCAGGCGTGGCAGGACGATCCCACACCGGTCGAGGACGTGGACGCTCACCTGCTGTGGGCGTTCACGCTGGAGGACGACGGACGGGTGCGCACGCTGACTGCGTGCGGGGTGCGCTGGCGAAGCCGGTACTACGTGGGGGAGTGGATGACCGGCCGTGCGGATGCGGGCACGAAGGTACGCATCCGCTACATCCCGCATCATGACCATGAGATCGAGGTCTTCGACGCGGCCTCGGGCAGGCACTTGGGCACAGCGCACCTGGCAGACGCGGCCAGCGCCGACCAGCGGCGTGCGGTGCGCCAGAGCCGGGAAGCTGAGAAGCGCCGCCTGGCCCGCGCGCTGTCTGCTGCCTCGCGTCACACGCGGGACCGGTTCGGGGCGGTCACCAGTGCACAGCGCCCGCAGAGGCTGGGCGCGTTGACGGCAGTACAGGCCGAGCAGGAACTCGCCGTCAGCCACCGGGCGGACCTGGCCGCGCGGGCGCTGCCGGATCTGATCCCGCCCAGCGAGCCCCCTGCCTCCTGGGCCCGTCCCGTCAAGCGACTGGCACCAGACCCCAGCACGCCTATGCGGCGAGCATGCCCGACGAGGAGCTGA
- a CDS encoding TMEM175 family protein, whose translation MSETGRVEAFSDGVFAIAITLLVLEIHVPSEHGHKLTEALTHQWPSYVAYVVSFLVIGVMWVNHHALFGHLAKVDRTLVFLNLLLLMVVAVLPWPTALLAEHLRDTDDARVAGVIYSGVMVMHAVCYGAIWWYVTHRGHLLHPEVDREAARATRIRFSLGSVAYPATVGLALVSPTAMLAVHGLMAVYYAFNHLAVLGRERLPTSAKPE comes from the coding sequence GTGAGCGAGACCGGACGCGTCGAGGCGTTCAGCGACGGCGTCTTCGCCATCGCCATCACCCTGCTGGTCCTGGAGATCCACGTGCCGTCCGAGCACGGCCACAAACTGACCGAGGCGCTCACCCACCAGTGGCCGTCCTACGTCGCCTACGTGGTCAGCTTCCTGGTCATCGGGGTGATGTGGGTCAACCACCACGCCCTTTTCGGCCACCTGGCCAAGGTCGACCGCACGCTGGTCTTCCTCAACCTGCTGCTGCTGATGGTGGTCGCGGTGCTGCCTTGGCCGACGGCGCTGCTCGCCGAGCACCTGCGGGACACCGACGACGCCCGGGTGGCCGGGGTGATCTACAGCGGCGTGATGGTGATGCACGCAGTGTGCTACGGGGCCATCTGGTGGTACGTCACCCACCGCGGGCACCTCCTACATCCGGAGGTGGACCGAGAGGCGGCGCGGGCCACCCGGATCCGGTTCAGCCTCGGATCGGTGGCGTATCCGGCGACCGTCGGGCTGGCCTTGGTCTCGCCGACGGCCATGCTCGCCGTGCACGGACTGATGGCCGTGTACTACGCGTTCAACCACTTGGCCGTGCTCGGCCGAGAGCGGCTCCCCACGTCGGCGAAGCCCGAGTAG
- a CDS encoding ATP-binding protein, which translates to MTTAQRRGLLPQERDDHYMRLKDAHVVATKTLLEVRENIRVAVEAQAMICIYGATGHGKSLAVNASLRELAPALTRRIRFQARPTTRGLRYELFHALELPGRPPPQPIEFDRVLRAALDEPKVLVCDEAQWLSKHCFEYLRYLWDDSDTGLTIIFTGGNGCFETLQSEPMLESRVYTWQEIPRMPLAEVQTVVPAFHPLWADADPALIAVCDQEAAHGNFRAWAKITHQLLGGLAATGRTRVDEDLLRWAYSKLPRRGTRC; encoded by the coding sequence ATGACGACCGCACAGCGCCGGGGCCTTCTCCCGCAAGAACGCGACGACCACTACATGCGCCTGAAAGACGCCCACGTTGTTGCCACCAAGACCCTGCTGGAAGTACGGGAGAACATCCGAGTGGCCGTCGAGGCCCAGGCGATGATCTGCATCTACGGCGCTACCGGCCACGGCAAGTCCCTGGCGGTCAATGCCTCGCTGCGCGAGCTGGCTCCGGCACTGACGCGCCGTATCCGGTTCCAGGCCCGGCCCACCACCCGGGGTCTGCGGTACGAGCTCTTTCACGCTCTGGAACTGCCGGGCCGACCGCCGCCCCAGCCGATCGAATTCGACCGGGTGCTGCGCGCCGCTCTGGACGAGCCGAAGGTACTGGTGTGTGACGAGGCGCAGTGGCTGTCCAAGCATTGCTTCGAGTATCTGCGCTACCTCTGGGATGACTCCGACACCGGCCTGACGATCATCTTCACGGGAGGCAACGGCTGCTTCGAGACGCTGCAGAGCGAGCCGATGCTGGAATCACGGGTCTACACCTGGCAGGAGATTCCCCGGATGCCGCTGGCCGAGGTCCAGACGGTCGTCCCTGCGTTCCATCCCTTGTGGGCCGACGCCGACCCCGCGCTCATCGCCGTCTGCGACCAGGAAGCCGCCCACGGGAACTTCCGCGCCTGGGCCAAGATCACCCACCAGCTTCTGGGCGGCCTGGCAGCAACAGGCCGGACGCGTGTGGACGAAGACCTCCTGCGCTGGGCCTACAGCAAGCTCCCTCGCCGGGGGACACGATGCTGA
- a CDS encoding group II truncated hemoglobin: MDALRRLSNTFYDGVLADPLLAPVFADFTRAHIERVTVWLAEVFGGPAGFTAEHGGHQALLRAHLGLSITGEQRTRWMELMTDAVRREIPKDETLRRRLLEYFDWGTQIARDVSAGPVGQDLGEPGPTPRWGWDGLV, translated from the coding sequence ATGGACGCCCTCCGTCGGCTGAGCAACACCTTCTACGACGGTGTACTCGCGGACCCACTGCTCGCCCCGGTCTTCGCGGACTTCACCCGAGCCCACATCGAGCGCGTTACCGTCTGGCTCGCCGAGGTCTTCGGCGGCCCCGCAGGCTTCACCGCCGAACACGGCGGCCACCAGGCCCTGCTCCGCGCCCACCTCGGCCTGTCGATCACCGGGGAGCAGCGGACCCGGTGGATGGAGCTGATGACCGACGCCGTCCGCAGGGAAATCCCCAAGGACGAGACGCTGCGCCGCCGGCTGCTGGAGTACTTCGACTGGGGCACCCAGATCGCCCGTGACGTCTCGGCCGGCCCGGTCGGCCAGGATCTCGGCGAACCGGGACCGACACCCCGCTGGGGATGGGACGGGCTGGTGTGA